The Candidatus Schekmanbacteria bacterium genomic interval AAGCCGGTACTTCAATACTTGCCCAGGCAAACGCAGCACCACAGGCAGCACTATCACTGCTCGGGTAATTACAAAGATTGATCGAAAAATAGAAAATTGATACTCCAGTAAAGTTGCGGAGCCTGCATTAGGCTCCGCAATATATATAATGAGGTAAAAGTATGGGTATATCTGTAGGTGGACTTGCTTCAGGAATAAATTTTAATGATATTATTAGTCAGCTTCAACAATATGAACAGAAACCTATCACTATACTTAACGAGAGAAAGCAAGGCTATCAGACAAAAATAGATGCTTTAAACACACTCAATACTAATCTTGCATCTTTATTAAGCGAGGGGCAATCTCTTAATAACATATCTCAGTTTAATATTAAGTCTGTATCAGTTAGCGATGCAGATTTACTTACAGCATCAGCATCAAGTACAGCTCAGACCGGAAATTATGCGGTCGAGATTATGCAAACTGCAACATCAAATAAAATTGCATGTCAGGGATGGGAAGATATTAATGTTACTCCTGTTAGTGCAATCTCGGGTAATTTTAGTTTTAAAGTTGGTTCAGGCTCTGTTACAACGATAAGTATTAATGATACTACAACTCTTCAACAGTTAAAAGATTCTATTAACAATAGTAATGCTGGTGTAAGTGCTAGCATAATTAATGATGGATCACCTTCAAAACCATATCGCCTTGTTCTTTCCACAAGTTCAACAGGTGCAGATAACAATATATCTATAACTGCTAATGATACAAATCTTGATTTTTCAAATAAAACAATAGGGAGTGCATATTCTAACCCTAGTAACTCTTTTAATGGAACTATAACATCTTCAGGAACATATACTGGTTCGGAAAGCAAACCATATCTTATTGAAATGACAACTCTTGGGGGAATAGGTACTGCTAAATTTAAAGTATCCACTGACGGTGGATTGACATGGACTGCGGATGATGCTTTTACTACTAGTGCTTCAGCTACCTCAATATATGATGCTTCTGATGAGGGTGTTGATATTTCCTTTGCCGCCGGGTCTTCTGATTTTTCTGTTGGAGACAGATTTGAAATAGATACTTATGATCCAACATTGCAAGAAGCAGCGGATGCCATTATTAAAGTTAATAACATTAACTTTAGAAAATCATCAAATATAATAGATGATATAATTCCAGGTGTAACAATCAACCTAAAGTCTGCGCAACAAAATACATCAGTAAACCTGGCAGTTTCGCAGGATAATGATACGGTTAAGAAAAATATTAATGATTTTATTTCAGCTTATAACAAAGTTGTCACTCTCATTAAAGATCAAACGGCATATGATCCGAGCAATGGGGTGAAGGGCCCTCTTCTTGGGAATTCTTCTGTAAATAATGCACAAACTATGCTTAAGCGAATTATAAGCAATATAGTGCCTGGTATCACTGATACATATACGACACTTTCACAAATCGGAATCTCCACAGGACAAGATGGGACTCTTTCTATAAATGATTCAAAACTGACTGATGCACTTAATGATCATTATGATAATGTTGCCAGGTTGTTTGTTAAATATGGAAGTACAACTAATAGTGAAATAGCTTATTCAATAAGTTCTGATAAAACAGATGGCGGTACATATGATGTAAATATAACTCAGGCTCCATTGCAGGCTATAGTAATTGGTAGCCAAACGATTCAGAGCGAGGGGTTAGCATCTGATGAAACACTTACTTTTGTATATAGCGGGAATAGCTATGATGTAAACCTTTCAGCAGGAGATAAGATCGATCAAGTTGTAAGTAAAATAAACTCTCAGCTTTCAAATCAGAGTGTCCTGATTTCAGCAGTTAATAATAATGGAGCTTTAAAGCTTTTTAGTCAGGATTATGGAACCGGTATTTCATTTTCAGTAAACTCAGATCAAGCTGATTCTGCAGAATCTACAGGCATTGGTATAACAGGAAAATCAGGTACAGGGCAAGATGTAGCTGGAACAATAAATGGACATAGTGCTACGGCAATAGGTAATAGTTTAACGGGTGCAGATGACTATGAAGAAGAAGGACTTCAAATTTTAATAT includes:
- the fliD gene encoding flagellar filament capping protein FliD yields the protein MGISVGGLASGINFNDIISQLQQYEQKPITILNERKQGYQTKIDALNTLNTNLASLLSEGQSLNNISQFNIKSVSVSDADLLTASASSTAQTGNYAVEIMQTATSNKIACQGWEDINVTPVSAISGNFSFKVGSGSVTTISINDTTTLQQLKDSINNSNAGVSASIINDGSPSKPYRLVLSTSSTGADNNISITANDTNLDFSNKTIGSAYSNPSNSFNGTITSSGTYTGSESKPYLIEMTTLGGIGTAKFKVSTDGGLTWTADDAFTTSASATSIYDASDEGVDISFAAGSSDFSVGDRFEIDTYDPTLQEAADAIIKVNNINFRKSSNIIDDIIPGVTINLKSAQQNTSVNLAVSQDNDTVKKNINDFISAYNKVVTLIKDQTAYDPSNGVKGPLLGNSSVNNAQTMLKRIISNIVPGITDTYTTLSQIGISTGQDGTLSINDSKLTDALNDHYDNVARLFVKYGSTTNSEIAYSISSDKTDGGTYDVNITQAPLQAIVIGSQTIQSEGLASDETLTFVYSGNSYDVNLSAGDKIDQVVSKINSQLSNQSVLISAVNNNGALKLFSQDYGTGISFSVNSDQADSAESTGIGITGKSGTGQDVAGTINGHSATAIGNSLTGADDYEEEGLQILIYSSSTGAKGSVTLSIGVAEQMVNQLDFMTDSTDGTLQTGINGLEDSIKKIDESITRQTNSINKYVERLQAQFASMETLISSLNAQDAALSSLISSF